One genomic region from Halomicrobium zhouii encodes:
- a CDS encoding endonuclease/exonuclease/phosphatase family protein → MTISALTFNVLYEGLEDVAVEWPDRVADVAGLIRYHEPTLVGLQECWLGQTDDVRELLPEYEWFGEDRDIGEHTPIGVHRDRTTIVDTETFWLAPDPTDRRPAWDATLPRLATHVTVETKSTGQRLDHYNVHLDVDGERARNESAKILRERFADHDGPVILTGDCNCRPGSRAYEILADGLDDVREHVERPYGPYETYHGYDREKAKRIDYVFASRSLSATTHAVLTDRAANWRSPSDHWPVVARFEPPA, encoded by the coding sequence GTGACCATCTCGGCCCTCACTTTCAACGTCCTCTACGAGGGGCTGGAAGACGTCGCCGTCGAGTGGCCGGACCGGGTCGCCGACGTCGCCGGATTGATCAGGTACCACGAACCGACCCTCGTCGGCCTCCAGGAGTGCTGGCTCGGCCAAACCGACGACGTGCGAGAGTTACTACCCGAGTACGAGTGGTTCGGCGAGGACCGCGACATCGGCGAGCACACCCCAATCGGGGTCCATCGCGACCGGACGACCATCGTCGATACCGAGACGTTCTGGCTTGCGCCAGACCCGACCGACCGCCGACCGGCCTGGGACGCGACGCTGCCGCGACTCGCGACCCACGTCACGGTCGAGACGAAATCGACCGGCCAGCGGCTCGACCACTACAACGTCCACCTCGACGTCGACGGTGAGCGTGCCCGCAACGAGAGCGCGAAGATCCTCCGCGAGCGATTCGCCGACCACGACGGGCCAGTGATCCTCACCGGCGATTGCAACTGCCGGCCGGGCTCTCGGGCCTACGAGATACTCGCGGACGGTCTCGACGACGTTCGCGAGCACGTCGAGCGACCGTACGGCCCCTACGAGACGTACCACGGCTACGACCGCGAGAAGGCAAAGCGAATCGACTACGTCTTCGCCAGCAGGTCGCTGTCGGCGACGACGCACGCCGTCCTCACGGACCGCGCGGCCAACTGGCGATCGCCCTCCGATCACTGGCCGGTCGTCGCCCGGTTCGAGCCCCCCGCCTGA
- a CDS encoding RraA family protein, giving the protein MTITADQRERLERLHSALVNDVTDEMGIRDNVIPGTRIRPVWSREPTVGTAHPAQRVEIGYDEGEDDEEDVAAEDIDFFQYLEAVEEGDFVVMAAPKDTEVGLWGELLSSIVQENGATGALIDGPTRDSRLIEEHEFPVWSDGHSSIESFGRVSFREWDVPVQIHGVTIEPGDVVFADYESIVVLDPDVVDEVIERGEEELETENQVRSDIRDGDSVYEVWDRYGTL; this is encoded by the coding sequence ATGACGATCACAGCTGACCAGCGCGAGCGCCTCGAACGCCTCCACAGCGCACTGGTGAACGACGTCACCGACGAGATGGGGATCCGCGACAACGTCATCCCTGGCACACGCATCCGCCCGGTCTGGTCGCGCGAGCCGACCGTCGGAACGGCCCATCCCGCACAGCGCGTGGAGATCGGATACGACGAGGGCGAGGACGACGAGGAGGACGTGGCCGCCGAGGACATCGACTTCTTCCAGTACCTCGAGGCCGTCGAGGAGGGCGACTTCGTCGTGATGGCCGCGCCGAAGGACACCGAGGTCGGCCTCTGGGGCGAGCTCCTGAGCAGCATCGTCCAGGAGAACGGCGCGACCGGTGCGCTCATCGACGGCCCCACGCGGGACTCCCGACTCATCGAGGAACACGAGTTCCCGGTGTGGTCCGACGGTCACAGCTCCATCGAGTCCTTCGGGCGCGTCAGCTTCCGGGAGTGGGACGTCCCCGTCCAGATTCACGGCGTCACGATCGAACCGGGCGACGTCGTCTTCGCCGACTACGAGTCCATCGTCGTCCTCGACCCGGACGTCGTCGACGAGGTCATCGAACGGGGCGAGGAAGAACTGGAGACGGAGAATCAGGTCCGCTCGGACATCCGCGACGGTGACAGCGTCTACGAGGTCTGGGACCGATACGGAACGCTGTGA
- a CDS encoding nucleotide exchange factor GrpE, giving the protein MSDQDESGGGDATVEGESAGAGDGSEATPVDGDAGSRTDGATGEAATDAADEFDGEVDEALVERVAESDPADVARELASLRTRIDGLEGELEAKESENEDLTEKLKRKQADFQNYKKRMEKRREDEQQRATADLVTRLLDVRDNLKRALDQDEGTDIRGGVESTLRQFDDELAQENVDVVEPEPGEDVDPHRHEVLVRVDSDQPEGTIAEVHRPGYVMADSVLREAQVTVSDGSGEE; this is encoded by the coding sequence ATGAGCGACCAGGACGAGTCAGGCGGCGGCGACGCGACTGTCGAGGGGGAGTCGGCTGGCGCCGGAGACGGGAGCGAAGCGACACCGGTGGACGGTGACGCCGGGTCGCGGACCGACGGGGCTACCGGAGAAGCGGCGACCGACGCCGCCGACGAGTTCGACGGCGAAGTCGACGAGGCCCTCGTCGAGCGCGTCGCGGAATCCGACCCGGCGGACGTCGCCCGCGAACTTGCCTCGCTCCGCACGCGCATCGACGGGCTCGAAGGGGAACTCGAGGCCAAGGAATCGGAGAACGAGGACCTCACGGAGAAACTCAAGCGCAAGCAGGCGGACTTCCAGAACTACAAGAAGCGCATGGAGAAGCGCCGCGAGGACGAACAGCAGCGCGCGACGGCAGACCTGGTGACCCGGCTGCTCGACGTCCGCGACAACCTCAAGCGCGCGCTCGACCAGGACGAGGGGACCGACATCCGCGGCGGCGTCGAGTCCACGCTCCGGCAGTTCGACGACGAACTCGCCCAGGAGAACGTCGACGTCGTCGAACCGGAACCCGGCGAGGACGTCGACCCCCACCGCCACGAGGTACTGGTCCGCGTCGACTCCGACCAGCCCGAGGGCACCATCGCCGAGGTTCACCGGCCCGGCTACGTCATGGCCGACTCGGTGCTGCGCGAAGCGCAGGTCACCGTCAGCGACGGCAGCGGCGAGGAGTAG
- a CDS encoding YndJ family protein has protein sequence MRRVSDASAVAGGVAWVGLAVTEVLGPVDAILAFAMLVLVPLGVGLADAPRRDGSRTRWYHGAVAFQPAAAISGVASLVVAQGITATLLAVPWFVLTALVAGFGLWRLLQRGPWPLSELTLDAGLVYVAVGGGALLLDRAGVSLFFEPILITLTAVHFHYAGFALPVVAGLAGRAAAGDHLGRTRRVTTGIIAVGPGIIATGITAAALQIPFAGPVEFTSVAFFTTAVALFSIAVLVDVLPGRESRLQQLFVGTASLAVTASMGFAVCYGLARWTGGTYFGIHAQAFTPMVRYHGQLNAFGFALLALVGWRLAPPVSTARAPGIPFSRLAGGRRIGRDFLDRRGHATDAPASGMMASVDDYAWDAFDPDDVAPLVRRFYEHSGEYLLSVEPDWNRPWGSLVPVYRLFATRMEQLTLPLSTVASEAALRGTVAGVDGPDDHAGSRAWIRSNAHATDGDDRMTYVATYGRYVADGTAYLRATFPLPGANLTGLLRVENTDSDAGGLRLSSYAAPGNADDAGLYLVVGGFGVRLPLDETLVVEPVVSGRGDASAVTAVHEIRLLGHRVVTLDYNVELAPEHSG, from the coding sequence TTGAGACGTGTTTCCGACGCGAGCGCGGTCGCCGGGGGCGTCGCGTGGGTGGGCCTCGCCGTCACCGAAGTCCTGGGCCCGGTCGACGCGATACTCGCGTTCGCGATGCTCGTGCTGGTCCCCCTCGGCGTCGGACTCGCCGATGCGCCGCGGCGGGACGGGTCGCGCACGCGATGGTACCACGGGGCCGTCGCGTTCCAGCCAGCCGCGGCGATTTCTGGCGTGGCGTCCCTCGTGGTTGCTCAGGGAATCACCGCGACGCTCCTCGCAGTTCCCTGGTTCGTCCTGACTGCGCTGGTGGCCGGATTCGGCCTGTGGCGACTGCTCCAGCGCGGCCCGTGGCCCCTCTCGGAACTGACGCTCGACGCCGGCCTCGTCTACGTCGCCGTCGGGGGCGGCGCGCTCCTGCTGGATCGGGCCGGTGTCTCGCTGTTCTTCGAACCGATCCTGATCACCCTTACCGCGGTCCACTTCCACTACGCGGGATTCGCCCTCCCCGTCGTGGCGGGGCTCGCGGGCCGGGCGGCGGCCGGGGACCACCTCGGACGTACCCGGCGAGTGACGACCGGGATTATCGCCGTCGGGCCGGGAATCATCGCCACGGGCATCACCGCCGCGGCGCTCCAGATCCCGTTCGCGGGCCCCGTCGAGTTCACGTCGGTCGCCTTCTTCACGACCGCGGTCGCGCTGTTCTCTATCGCCGTCCTCGTCGACGTGCTTCCCGGTCGCGAATCCCGACTCCAGCAACTGTTCGTCGGAACGGCGTCGCTGGCGGTGACGGCGTCGATGGGATTCGCCGTCTGCTACGGCCTGGCGCGGTGGACCGGCGGGACGTACTTCGGCATCCACGCGCAGGCGTTCACGCCGATGGTCCGCTACCACGGTCAGCTCAACGCGTTCGGGTTCGCGCTGCTCGCGCTTGTCGGCTGGCGGCTCGCGCCGCCGGTATCGACCGCTCGCGCACCAGGCATCCCGTTCAGCCGACTCGCGGGCGGTCGCCGGATCGGACGCGACTTCCTCGACCGGCGAGGGCACGCGACCGACGCGCCCGCATCGGGAATGATGGCGAGCGTCGACGACTACGCCTGGGACGCGTTCGACCCTGACGACGTGGCGCCGTTGGTCCGGCGCTTCTACGAACACTCGGGGGAGTACCTGCTCTCTGTCGAACCGGACTGGAATCGTCCGTGGGGGTCGCTCGTCCCGGTCTACCGCCTCTTCGCCACGCGGATGGAACAGCTTACGTTGCCACTCTCGACCGTGGCATCGGAGGCGGCGCTCAGGGGAACGGTCGCCGGCGTCGACGGTCCGGACGACCACGCCGGCTCGCGGGCCTGGATCCGGTCGAACGCGCACGCGACGGACGGCGACGACCGAATGACCTACGTCGCCACGTATGGCCGGTACGTCGCCGACGGCACGGCCTACCTCCGGGCGACGTTCCCGCTCCCGGGCGCCAACCTCACCGGGTTGCTCCGGGTCGAGAACACGGATTCGGACGCTGGTGGCCTCCGGCTCTCCTCCTACGCCGCCCCCGGAAACGCAGACGACGCCGGGCTCTACCTCGTCGTCGGAGGATTCGGCGTCCGGCTCCCGCTCGACGAGACGCTCGTCGTCGAGCCGGTGGTATCCGGACGCGGCGACGCGAGCGCTGTCACCGCCGTCCACGAGATCAGGTTACTCGGCCACCGCGTCGTCACCCTGGACTACAACGTCGAACTGGCGCCCGAGCACAGCGGTTAA
- a CDS encoding DEAD/DEAH box helicase family protein encodes MSLALTYEEGTIRLAGDVPEGLPGVERDDRSKTGRAPAYRYAALRDALAERDVSVDDAVLDLPPLSLESSYELREYQQTALDAWRDAGERGVLELPTGSGKTVIGIAAMAALDTPTLVVVPTIDLLEQWQRELETEFDRPIGRLGGGEQRVEDVTVSTYDSAYLRADELGDRFGLVVFDEVHHLGGEGYRDVARLLAAPARLGLTATFERPDDAHEAVADLIGPVVHRLSVDDLAGEHLADYDVKRIEVSLTDEEREVYEEHQSTFTDYLARSGIRMRSGSDYQELVKRSGSDPEARAALLAKQRAREVMMNADRKVETLADILNRHSEDRIIVFTAHTDLVYRLSERFLIPAITNETGTSERRAILEKFRDGSYSRVVTANVLDEGVDVPDANVAVVLSGSGSEREFTQRLGRVLRPKEDGVSESGDSVARGTTASSLGGRAILYELVSEETAEENVAARRR; translated from the coding sequence GTGTCGCTCGCGCTCACCTACGAGGAGGGAACGATACGGCTTGCCGGCGACGTGCCCGAGGGGCTGCCCGGGGTCGAGCGGGACGACCGCTCGAAGACTGGGCGGGCGCCCGCCTACCGGTACGCGGCCCTCCGTGACGCTCTCGCCGAGCGCGACGTTTCGGTCGACGACGCGGTGCTCGACCTCCCCCCTCTCTCCCTCGAATCCAGCTACGAGCTCCGGGAGTACCAGCAGACGGCTCTGGACGCCTGGCGCGACGCGGGCGAGCGTGGCGTCCTGGAACTCCCCACCGGCAGCGGCAAGACGGTCATCGGCATCGCGGCGATGGCGGCCCTGGACACGCCGACGCTCGTGGTCGTCCCGACGATCGACCTGCTGGAGCAGTGGCAGCGGGAACTCGAGACTGAGTTCGACCGGCCAATCGGCCGACTCGGCGGCGGCGAGCAGCGCGTCGAAGACGTCACCGTGTCCACGTACGACTCGGCGTACCTCCGGGCCGACGAACTGGGCGACCGGTTCGGTCTCGTCGTCTTCGACGAGGTCCACCACCTCGGCGGCGAGGGGTACCGTGACGTCGCCCGACTCCTGGCCGCCCCGGCCCGCCTCGGACTGACGGCCACGTTCGAGCGGCCGGACGACGCCCACGAGGCGGTCGCCGACCTGATCGGACCGGTCGTCCATCGCCTCTCCGTCGACGACCTGGCCGGCGAGCACCTCGCCGACTACGACGTCAAGCGGATCGAAGTTTCACTCACGGACGAAGAGCGCGAGGTGTACGAGGAACACCAGTCGACGTTCACCGACTACCTCGCGAGATCCGGCATCAGGATGCGCTCGGGGAGCGACTACCAGGAACTGGTCAAGCGCTCCGGGAGCGATCCCGAGGCGCGGGCGGCGCTGCTGGCCAAGCAACGCGCACGCGAAGTGATGATGAATGCCGACCGAAAGGTCGAGACGCTCGCGGACATCCTGAACCGGCACTCGGAGGACCGGATCATCGTCTTCACCGCCCACACCGACCTCGTGTATCGTCTCTCCGAGCGATTCCTGATCCCCGCCATAACGAACGAAACGGGGACAAGCGAACGACGTGCGATACTCGAGAAGTTCCGTGACGGGTCGTACTCCCGAGTCGTCACGGCGAACGTACTCGACGAAGGCGTCGACGTGCCGGACGCGAACGTCGCCGTCGTGCTGTCGGGCAGCGGATCCGAGCGCGAGTTCACCCAGCGGCTGGGCCGCGTCCTCCGACCGAAGGAGGACGGTGTCTCCGAGTCGGGAGACTCGGTGGCTCGAGGGACGACGGCGTCGTCCCTCGGTGGACGAGCGATTCTCTACGAACTCGTGAGCGAGGAGACGGCCGAAGAGAACGTCGCGGCGCGACGGCGGTAG
- a CDS encoding sensor histidine kinase produces the protein MAAWYRVLSLVGGRRAILALGGLYVALAVWWTVVSAGEAVSIGEFIVFALIAGPGLVVLYTGYRLPHFDIRDEFEPTVAGWSLGALVLMLGLLGFYSLQPGESVDGLGSVLILTALASVAGLAAGIHNGQSRTRAHELEVTVDELATANERLERHRRYTDDVLDAIDDVFYVLDESGNLRRWNESLREVTGYSSDEIASMHATDFFGEDDRDTIRAAVQTAFETGSVEVQLDFRTSDGERIPFEFAATTLEDPWGETVLAGIGRDVTGRVDREQRLEELVDRLEESNERLEQFAYAASHDLQEPLRMVSSYLQLIEQRYADELDDDGREFIDYAADGADRMRDMIDGLLQYSRVDTRGDPFEPVDLNAVFDDVCDDLQVRIDESDAEITVDDLPRVQGDRGQLRQLFQNLLDNAIEYSGDEPPRIDVSVERDGAEYVFSVRDEGIGIPGSDSERVFEVFQRLHAPDDHAGTGIGLALCERIVERHGVRTSAARPGSTDEQSESLGVDAKEASVGSTDERGESDGVRSSGTRTGSTDEQCESVGGDIWVDSEPGAGSTFRFTLPRNDG, from the coding sequence ATGGCCGCCTGGTACCGCGTTCTCTCCCTGGTCGGTGGCCGACGCGCCATCCTCGCCCTCGGTGGACTGTACGTCGCGCTGGCGGTCTGGTGGACGGTCGTGTCGGCGGGCGAAGCCGTCTCTATCGGCGAGTTCATCGTCTTCGCGTTGATAGCCGGCCCCGGCCTCGTCGTCCTGTACACCGGGTACCGGTTGCCGCACTTCGACATCCGCGACGAGTTCGAACCGACCGTCGCCGGCTGGAGTCTCGGCGCACTGGTCCTGATGCTCGGCCTCCTCGGATTCTACAGCCTCCAGCCGGGCGAGAGCGTAGACGGCCTGGGGAGCGTGTTGATTCTGACCGCGCTCGCGAGCGTCGCGGGGCTCGCGGCTGGAATCCACAACGGCCAGTCCAGAACACGGGCCCACGAACTCGAGGTAACGGTCGACGAACTGGCGACGGCGAACGAACGACTCGAACGCCACCGGCGGTACACGGACGACGTGCTGGACGCCATCGACGACGTGTTCTACGTCCTCGACGAGTCGGGGAACCTCAGGCGCTGGAACGAGAGTCTGCGGGAAGTGACCGGTTACTCGTCCGACGAGATCGCCTCGATGCACGCGACGGACTTCTTCGGCGAGGACGATCGGGACACTATCCGGGCCGCGGTCCAGACGGCCTTCGAGACGGGTTCCGTCGAGGTCCAGCTCGACTTCCGGACCAGTGACGGCGAGCGGATCCCCTTCGAGTTCGCCGCCACCACGCTCGAGGACCCCTGGGGCGAGACGGTACTGGCCGGAATCGGTCGCGACGTCACCGGGCGGGTCGACCGCGAGCAGCGCCTCGAGGAACTCGTCGACCGCCTGGAGGAGTCCAACGAGCGCCTCGAACAGTTCGCCTACGCCGCGTCGCACGACCTCCAGGAACCGCTGCGGATGGTGTCGAGTTACCTCCAGCTGATCGAGCAGCGCTACGCCGACGAACTCGACGACGACGGGCGGGAGTTCATCGACTACGCCGCCGACGGCGCCGACCGCATGCGCGACATGATCGACGGGTTGCTCCAGTACTCCCGGGTCGACACCCGGGGCGACCCGTTCGAACCTGTGGACCTGAACGCGGTCTTCGACGACGTCTGCGACGACCTGCAGGTGCGCATCGACGAGAGTGACGCCGAGATAACGGTCGACGACCTGCCACGCGTCCAGGGGGACAGGGGCCAGTTGCGCCAGCTGTTCCAGAACCTGCTGGACAACGCCATCGAGTACAGCGGCGACGAACCGCCCCGTATCGACGTCTCCGTCGAGCGGGACGGCGCGGAGTACGTCTTCTCTGTCCGAGACGAGGGGATCGGGATTCCGGGATCGGACAGCGAGCGCGTCTTCGAGGTGTTCCAGCGCCTCCACGCGCCCGACGACCACGCTGGGACTGGCATCGGGCTGGCACTGTGTGAACGGATTGTCGAGCGCCACGGCGTCCGGACGAGCGCAGCGAGGCCGGGCTCGACGGACGAGCAGAGTGAGTCACTCGGCGTCGACGCGAAGGAAGCGAGCGTGGGCTCGACGGACGAGCGCGGCGAGTCCGATGGCGTCCGATCGAGCGGCACGAGGACGGGTTCGACGGACGAGCAGTGCGAGTCCGTCGGCGGCGACATCTGGGTCGACTCCGAGCCGGGAGCGGGGTCGACGTTCAGGTTCACCCTGCCGAGAAACGACGGCTGA
- a CDS encoding polysaccharide deacetylase family protein, protein MTTSYLTVDDAPTETLPEKLAILEDHDVPALFFCEGRRLAEYPDHARQAVEAGYHIGNHAYSHQHASELSVDDVREEVAKTEALVEDVYADAGVTRPARLFRFPYGDKGGERADRFQEVLEAEEFTPPDPSRIEYDWDDENRDGDRDWYWTVSVEDWEADSRAELRDHVAAVDDRFDQPGDDVVLFHDGGNTPALFEAFLELLAERDVEFGDPLDLVN, encoded by the coding sequence ATGACGACGTCGTATCTCACCGTCGACGACGCGCCGACCGAGACCTTGCCCGAGAAACTCGCGATCCTCGAGGACCACGACGTTCCTGCGCTGTTCTTCTGCGAGGGACGTCGCCTGGCCGAGTATCCCGACCACGCGCGTCAGGCCGTCGAGGCCGGCTACCACATCGGCAATCACGCCTATTCGCACCAGCACGCCTCGGAGCTCTCGGTCGACGACGTCCGGGAAGAGGTCGCGAAGACCGAAGCACTCGTCGAGGACGTGTACGCCGACGCTGGGGTGACTCGCCCCGCGCGACTGTTCCGGTTCCCCTACGGGGACAAGGGCGGCGAGCGTGCGGATCGCTTCCAGGAGGTGCTCGAAGCCGAGGAGTTCACGCCGCCAGACCCCTCACGGATCGAGTACGACTGGGACGACGAGAACCGGGACGGCGACCGCGACTGGTACTGGACGGTCAGCGTCGAGGACTGGGAAGCCGATTCACGGGCCGAACTCCGCGACCACGTGGCGGCGGTCGACGACCGGTTCGACCAGCCGGGGGACGACGTCGTCCTCTTCCACGACGGCGGGAACACGCCCGCGCTGTTCGAAGCGTTCCTCGAACTGCTCGCCGAGCGGGACGTCGAGTTCGGGGACCCCCTCGACCTGGTGAACTGA
- a CDS encoding pyridoxamine 5'-phosphate oxidase family protein, producing MESGVPPAVEALLTGDRVVAHLATSTEDRPHVAPVWYRYEDGTVEVVTTGRKLANVRENPRVALSVQHDADGHPEWAVTLRGTATVVEDEAANREANWRINEKYGADPDDWSENTLVRIDVGSADLQRY from the coding sequence ATGGAATCCGGAGTGCCGCCGGCGGTCGAGGCGTTACTGACGGGTGACCGCGTCGTCGCACACCTGGCGACCTCGACCGAGGACAGACCGCACGTCGCGCCGGTCTGGTACCGCTACGAGGACGGGACGGTGGAGGTCGTGACGACCGGCCGAAAGCTGGCGAACGTTCGCGAGAACCCCCGCGTCGCGCTCTCCGTCCAGCACGACGCCGACGGCCATCCGGAGTGGGCGGTGACGCTCCGCGGGACGGCGACGGTCGTCGAGGACGAGGCGGCGAACCGCGAGGCGAACTGGCGGATCAACGAGAAGTACGGCGCCGACCCCGACGACTGGTCGGAGAATACCCTGGTACGAATCGACGTCGGGTCCGCCGATCTCCAGCGATACTGA
- a CDS encoding DUF790 family protein, which produces MLTKDLLRVSRAGGGYQPRFASEADETLAASVLGVYQGHVGEPRAHLQQALADLETEADDFKLVRGFAKLVDREATFETKAPIPPERVRRTVFSAAQAAGGVVTSDDRDAALAAAAAQLGSEPDALERSLYADRERAQVLTAVDPRWGPVDLVRQYNHSLAQTALFDATEVRVRSSDPKALVSAVKRLRLMYEIRKQEDGRREVVVTGPDSLFRTTRRYGTRFARLLRTVVKADEWELEATIDDRGTERTMRLSDDDPVQVPDAEPVAEVSFDSGIESDFAARFEALDLDWDLVREPEPLEAGRRVMIPDFAFDYQFADFRIFFEIMGFWTPEYVEKKLDQLDTLEDVEMLVAVDDSLGVGEQIEARDHRAIPYTGSVRIKDVRDALRRYEAELVAESAASIPDELRPEADVVSLDEVAAEHGTSEQALEDVRFPDHERVGQTLVRERVLDELAAELESGLSLSDVENLFDAHGLEEDSALLSALGYRVEWDGLSGGTIRSKQ; this is translated from the coding sequence GTGCTGACGAAGGACCTGCTTCGCGTCTCCCGGGCCGGCGGGGGCTACCAGCCCCGCTTCGCGAGCGAGGCCGACGAGACCCTCGCCGCGAGCGTCCTCGGCGTCTACCAGGGCCACGTCGGCGAACCGCGCGCACACCTCCAGCAGGCCCTGGCCGACCTCGAAACCGAGGCCGACGACTTCAAACTCGTTCGGGGGTTCGCCAAACTTGTCGACCGCGAGGCGACCTTCGAGACGAAAGCGCCGATTCCGCCCGAGCGCGTCCGGCGGACGGTGTTCTCGGCCGCCCAAGCGGCGGGCGGCGTCGTCACGAGCGACGACCGGGACGCGGCGCTGGCCGCCGCGGCGGCCCAGCTGGGCAGTGAACCGGACGCGCTGGAGCGGTCGCTCTACGCCGACCGCGAGCGCGCGCAGGTGCTCACCGCCGTCGACCCGCGATGGGGGCCGGTCGATCTGGTCCGTCAATACAACCACTCGCTGGCGCAGACGGCGCTCTTCGACGCGACCGAGGTCCGCGTCAGGAGTTCCGATCCGAAGGCGCTCGTCTCGGCCGTGAAGCGACTCAGACTGATGTACGAGATTCGCAAGCAGGAGGACGGGCGGCGAGAGGTCGTCGTCACCGGTCCCGACTCGCTCTTTCGGACGACGCGACGCTATGGGACCCGCTTTGCCCGACTCCTCCGGACTGTCGTGAAGGCCGACGAGTGGGAACTGGAGGCGACCATCGACGACAGGGGCACCGAGCGGACGATGCGACTGTCCGACGACGACCCGGTTCAGGTCCCCGACGCCGAACCCGTCGCGGAGGTGAGCTTCGACAGCGGCATCGAGTCCGACTTCGCCGCCCGCTTCGAGGCCCTCGATCTCGACTGGGACCTGGTCCGCGAACCCGAGCCGCTGGAAGCGGGACGTCGAGTGATGATCCCCGACTTCGCGTTCGACTACCAGTTCGCCGACTTCCGGATCTTTTTCGAGATTATGGGGTTCTGGACGCCCGAGTACGTCGAGAAGAAGCTGGACCAGCTCGACACGCTCGAAGACGTGGAGATGCTCGTCGCCGTCGACGACAGCCTCGGTGTGGGTGAACAGATCGAAGCCCGAGACCACCGGGCGATTCCCTACACTGGGTCGGTCCGGATCAAGGACGTCCGGGACGCGCTGCGACGGTACGAGGCCGAACTCGTCGCCGAGAGCGCCGCCTCGATTCCCGACGAACTCCGACCCGAGGCGGACGTCGTATCGCTCGACGAGGTCGCCGCTGAGCACGGGACGAGTGAGCAGGCACTCGAGGACGTCCGCTTCCCCGACCACGAGCGGGTCGGACAGACGCTCGTCCGGGAACGCGTCCTCGATGAACTCGCGGCGGAGCTGGAGTCCGGGCTCTCACTGTCCGACGTGGAAAACCTGTTCGACGCGCACGGTCTCGAGGAGGACAGCGCGCTCCTCTCGGCGCTGGGCTACCGGGTCGAGTGGGACGGCCTCAGTGGCGGAACGATCCGGTCGAAGCAGTAG